The following are encoded together in the Natator depressus isolate rNatDep1 chromosome 10, rNatDep2.hap1, whole genome shotgun sequence genome:
- the LOC141994492 gene encoding histone H4-like translates to MSGRGKGGKGLGKGGAKRHRKVLLDNIQGITKPAIRRLARRSGVKCISGLIYEETRGALKVFLENVIRDAVTYTEHAKQKTVTAMDIVYALKRQGRTLYGFGG, encoded by the coding sequence ATGTCTGGTCGCGGCAAAGGTGGTAAGGGCTTGGGAAAGGGGGGTGCTAAGCGCCATCGCAAGGTGCTCCTTGATAACATTCAGGGTATCACGAAGCCGGCTATTCGTCGTTTGGCGCGCCGTAGTGGCGTAAAGTGTATTTCTGGCTTGATCTATGAAGAAACCCGAGGAGCGCTGAAAGTGTTTTTAGAGAACGTGATCCGTGATGCTGTCACTTACACCGAACATGCCAAGCAAAAGACTGTGACTGCTATGGACATAGTTTATGCTCTGAAACGCCAGGGTCGCACTCTCTACGGATTCGGGGGCTAA